GGATGGTATCCGGATTAACGCGGTTATCCAGCAGCGTCTGGAAATCTGCATAGTTTTTGGCGATGAAATCAGCGCGGGAGACCGCGTGTAATTTAAGTTTGCTCATAATGTTCGTTAGCCGATGATTTTTTTAAGGCGGAAGTAACGACGTCCCAGACGCCAGCGCTGACGCAAACCGCGCGCGTTTTGCCAGATCATCGACCAGATGCCGCGATCGAACAGTTCCTGGGTGATTTCGCGTTTTTTCGCGCTGTCTTCAATATTGTTAATGCTGTGCAGAATACCCAATCCCTCTTTGGCAATTTGCCACCGGCAGGCCGGAACACGCTTCACCTGTTCCGGGTAGCGTTTGTTGATGGCATCCAGCATTTCGAGGATTTTCATATAGTGGCGCGAAGAGCGCATCCGCGTGTCGTCGGTGCCTGGCGTGTGCGATACCGATGCAGAGTGGATCAGATAGTCGTAATAGACTTCGTCAATATACTGTACGCGTTTGGCCGTCAGCAGCACTTCCGTAGTCCAGGGAATATCCTGATGACGCAGGCCGTGTTCGAAGGTAAAGCCCTGCGCTTTGATAAAGGCGTGGCGATAGATATTCAGCCAGGTGACGTGCAGGAACTTGCGCGAGGCCAGCGCCATCTGCAGCCACTCCGGGCCTTCCAGCACCCCTGTAGAAGACAGCTTGTCGGACGGAAAAATCTTTTTCGATGGACGGCCATCGTCATAAATATAGGTGCCGTTACAGGTCGCTACATCCAGCTGGCCCGCAAAGGCGATATCCAACAGGCGCGGGTACATGCCAGGGTAAATAACGTCATCAATATCGGGGAAGGCGACATATTCGCCGGTCGCCAGGGCAAGACCGGTATTACGCGCGGCCGATACGCCGCCATTTGGCTGGTCGATTATCCGGAAATGGCTAAATTCACTGGCATAGCGGGCGATCATTTCAGCTGAGCGATCCGTTGAGCCGTCATTAACAATAATGAGTTCCAGGCTCGATAAATTCTGCTGTTTAATGCTGTCAAAAAAAGCGCTCAGAAATTTTTCGCCATTAAAAACGGCGACGATGAGGCTTAATTGAGGCGTTTCAGACATGCTTTCTCCGTAAAAATACGCAGCAATAAAAAGAGTATGACGAGGCCATTTGCTGGCAATTCGACAGCCGGCAGGCTAAAGCGTTCCGCGCCAGGGTGATTATTCCACTGGCGCGTCAGAGCGATCAGGACGTTTGTTTTCCGCTCTGGGCAGGGCGCAGGGCGCACATGCCAACCAGCAGGCCGGTCAGTAACATATACTGCTCAAGATAGTGATCTTTGAGGTTGTGATCGACCATGGTTCGGCAGAAGAAGCCGACGGTAAAGAGCAGCAGGAACATCCCTACCATCATGTTGCCGCGACGGAACTCACGCCAGCCGACATACCAGCAGCCCACCAGCAGAATCAGCCAGCCCGCGATGCCAACAACACCGTTCTGAATACCAAATTCAATCAGACCGTAGTGGCTATGAGGGATGTTAATACGGTTATCCTGGGTATCCCGGCGCAGCACATAGCGGAACGCCTCTTTTTTTGGCGCCTACGCCTGCCGGGTGTTCGGCAATCAGGCCCCAGCCCTGATGGAAGAAGCTGGCCCGACAGCCGTTAGAGTGGTTCATGGGCACACCCTGGCTATTAACCGG
This Leclercia sp. S52 DNA region includes the following protein-coding sequences:
- a CDS encoding glycosyltransferase, giving the protein MSETPQLSLIVAVFNGEKFLSAFFDSIKQQNLSSLELIIVNDGSTDRSAEMIARYASEFSHFRIIDQPNGGVSAARNTGLALATGEYVAFPDIDDVIYPGMYPRLLDIAFAGQLDVATCNGTYIYDDGRPSKKIFPSDKLSSTGVLEGPEWLQMALASRKFLHVTWLNIYRHAFIKAQGFTFEHGLRHQDIPWTTEVLLTAKRVQYIDEVYYDYLIHSASVSHTPGTDDTRMRSSRHYMKILEMLDAINKRYPEQVKRVPACRWQIAKEGLGILHSINNIEDSAKKREITQELFDRGIWSMIWQNARGLRQRWRLGRRYFRLKKIIG